One Lactobacillus crispatus DNA segment encodes these proteins:
- a CDS encoding DUF554 domain-containing protein — protein sequence MIGTIVNTCALLVGTTVGCLVKKGLNKRYEDVLFIAMGLAALGIGWENVTNNMPKSHYPVLFIVSLALGGLCGTAGDISGHFDRLVEKTGKSNLGKGLATEILLCCIGALSIVGPVIAAVKGDYTMLFTNATLDFVTSMVFGASFGWGMLVVAPVLFCWQGSIYLVAKFLSASFFTGPLVTEISIVGGFLIACSGLALLKIRDVKTLNFLPSLLVPIIFFIIKDLTGWF from the coding sequence ATGATCGGAACAATTGTAAATACTTGCGCTTTGCTGGTTGGTACTACAGTTGGCTGCTTGGTAAAGAAAGGATTGAATAAGCGTTATGAAGACGTTTTGTTCATCGCAATGGGACTGGCAGCGTTAGGCATCGGTTGGGAGAATGTTACTAATAATATGCCCAAGAGTCACTATCCTGTTTTATTTATTGTTAGCTTAGCACTTGGTGGTTTGTGCGGCACGGCTGGGGATATCTCTGGCCATTTTGATCGCTTAGTAGAAAAAACAGGTAAATCAAACTTAGGTAAAGGGCTGGCCACTGAAATTTTGCTTTGTTGTATTGGAGCACTATCAATTGTGGGGCCAGTAATTGCGGCAGTTAAAGGCGACTATACGATGCTGTTTACTAATGCTACGTTGGATTTTGTGACCTCGATGGTTTTTGGCGCTAGTTTCGGTTGGGGGATGCTCGTTGTTGCTCCGGTGCTATTTTGCTGGCAGGGTAGTATTTACCTGGTAGCTAAATTTTTGTCAGCTAGCTTTTTTACGGGACCATTGGTAACTGAGATTTCCATTGTTGGTGGCTTTTTAATTGCCTGCTCTGGCTTAGCTTTATTGAAGATTCGTGATGTTAAAACGCTAAATTTTTTACCATCATTGTTAGTTCCAATTATCTTTTTCATTATTAAAGATCTGACTGGTTGGTTTTAG
- a CDS encoding LCP family protein — protein MDQNPKRREDYRAHRSSLNLHRNRALAADASALKSGNFFARLIGVAVLLTACFGMAWAAHMYFTVHSVIDGKNGGNTATSAKIANRQPISILVLGVDQGIEGRHDRGNSDTMILATANPQKNSATMTSIPRDTLADIKGDPGNKYFMFRVNSAYEIGGHESSMKTVSSMLNVPIDYYLEVNMKALKSLVNAVGGVDVQVPFDFSYDWCDFHKGKQHLNGRHAVAYVRMRKEDPRGDYGRQMRQRQVIEAIAHKAMSVNTLGNYRKLVDIFNKYVKTNLTFNDMLSLALNYRGCMNSLKSGYIQGHDAWIDGSSIQVASTKELQKTSDKIRKNLNLQTQTLNNEETRQNELNDQNNHIKWDDPNAFTNYRIYDQNQDKPAGGSNSGYGSGTGESTSSSSSSASSSSSWHFKW, from the coding sequence ATGGACCAAAATCCAAAACGAAGAGAAGATTATCGCGCTCATCGTTCATCGCTTAATCTTCATCGGAATCGTGCTTTAGCCGCAGATGCATCAGCGCTCAAATCAGGTAACTTTTTTGCCCGCTTGATTGGTGTGGCAGTATTATTAACTGCTTGTTTTGGCATGGCATGGGCTGCTCACATGTATTTTACCGTCCATAGTGTGATTGATGGTAAAAACGGCGGCAACACTGCTACTTCAGCTAAAATTGCCAATAGACAGCCAATTTCTATCCTAGTTCTAGGGGTTGACCAGGGGATTGAAGGTCGCCATGATCGTGGTAATTCCGATACTATGATTTTAGCAACAGCTAATCCACAAAAGAATTCTGCGACAATGACTTCAATTCCACGTGATACTTTGGCAGATATTAAGGGCGATCCAGGAAATAAATACTTCATGTTTCGGGTAAATTCTGCTTATGAAATCGGTGGACATGAATCAAGTATGAAGACTGTGTCATCAATGTTAAATGTGCCAATTGATTATTATCTAGAAGTTAATATGAAGGCGCTAAAGAGCCTGGTTAACGCAGTTGGTGGTGTCGATGTCCAAGTTCCATTTGACTTCTCGTATGACTGGTGTGATTTCCACAAAGGTAAGCAGCATTTAAATGGACGGCACGCGGTGGCTTATGTTCGAATGAGAAAAGAAGACCCACGTGGTGACTATGGTCGTCAGATGCGGCAACGTCAGGTGATTGAAGCAATTGCGCATAAGGCAATGTCGGTTAATACGCTTGGCAATTACCGCAAGCTGGTAGATATTTTCAATAAATATGTGAAAACTAATCTGACATTCAATGATATGCTTAGTTTGGCGCTCAATTATCGTGGCTGCATGAATAGCTTAAAGAGTGGCTACATTCAAGGGCATGATGCTTGGATTGATGGTTCTTCAATTCAGGTGGCGTCTACTAAGGAATTACAAAAGACGTCAGATAAAATTCGTAAGAACCTGAATTTGCAAACACAAACTTTGAACAATGAAGAAACGCGGCAAAATGAATTGAATGATCAGAACAATCACATCAAGTGGGATGATCCCAATGCTTTCACCAATTATCGGATTTATGATCAAAATCAAGATAAGCCGGCAGGTGGTTCGAATTCTGGTTATGGTTCAGGTACGGGTGAAAGCACATCTTCATCTAGTTCTTCAGCGTCATCGAGTAGTAGTTGGCATTTTAAATGGTAA